In the Pygocentrus nattereri isolate fPygNat1 chromosome 19, fPygNat1.pri, whole genome shotgun sequence genome, one interval contains:
- the LOC119261626 gene encoding CMRF35-like molecule 3, translating to MLLAKVADTESQRWSERQLSLQTGASVTIPYHYDMKYIQHKKYWCYDAAGAFNYCTILDMEINPRLPRVTVTDYPAQSLFTVTMRDLQSGDTGVYWCAVEIGGITEPDDKGIFI from the exons ATGCTTCTGGCTAAGGTTGCAG ACACTGAGAGCCAGAGGTGGTCAGAAAGGCAGTTATCTCTTCAAACTGGAGCATCGGTCACCATCCCGTATCATTATGATATGAAATATATACAACATAAGAAATACTGGTGTTATGATGCTGCGGGAGCATTCAATTATTGTACGATTCTGGATATGGAAATTAA cccacgactgcctagAGTAACAGTGACAGATTATCCAGCTCAGAGTCTCTTTACTGTGACTATGAGAGATCTGCAGAGTGGAGACACTGGAGTGTACTGGTGTGCTGTGGAGATTGGAGGAATAACTGAGCCAGATGATAAAGGGATTTTTATCTAA